The DNA sequence GAAAAACTCACTTCACTCCCTCGCCTCTCTGTTCTCCGATCACTACTTGCACCACTATTTTATAGCGGTGAAATCCTTtgtctgaaaaagaaaaggaaaggaaaggaaatgtcaTTGGGATCAAAATCACCCAAGTCATCACTTTCAACGCTCGGTCAGTTGGGAGAGAAAACCCAGGGTCCTTAGGGAGGGCCAAGGCAGGCAGATTGAAACACCTTTCAGCCTGTCCCGGATCAGCTCCGATAAGAGTTTCGTTTGGGCTCCAACCTCCTCTGGGTTGTACTGTACATTGGCCAGCTCCTCCTTCAGCACTTCCCGGATGCAATCTTTCACCATGGAAGAACGAAAtctaagagaaaagagagagagagattgattgattttattatatttatatgccgccctttccccccgaaggggactcagggtggctcacaattcaaatcagggaaggggggtacagacagaaaataaaaagacgaaacgtaacaatacataatttaaaaaacacacagcagtcataccattcgaggcgggggcaacagctctttagccccaggcctgtcggaacagccaagttttaagggctttgtggaaggcctggagggtggtgagggttcgaatctccacggggagttcgttccagagggtcggagcagccacagagaaggctctcctccgggtagtcgccagtcggcactggccggcggatggaattcggaggcctaatctgtgggatctaatcggtctagtggaggtgattggcagcaggcggtctctcaagtacccaggtcagagagagagatggaaataaCATTCTTGACTCTGGTAGAGGTAAatcgatcagaatagagctggaagggatcccagccctctctaagcagtttacagagtcagtcctttgcccccaacaatctgggctctcgtttgacccacctcggaaggctgagtcaactttgaacctggtgagatttggactgccaaattgcaggcagctggaagtcagcagaagtagcctgcagtactgtactctaaccactgtgccattgcaGCTCATAATGAagatcatatgaccacagaagCACAGGTCGCAATGCTGAACATCAGCAGCACAGCGATGCTACAGCGGCGAAAACTTTCCAAAATTTCATTCCCAGGCGAATAATGGGTCCCAATGTTCGTTATGCTAAGCCCTGTGATTGCGAATCTATGACACAGGGGCCAGATCAGGAAGCCTTATGGAGAGGCTGTTACTCCACCTGCTCCTAATCAAGAATGGACgtccactgttggaagaaaatcCAGgcccagttccaagccaggaataAAATGAGGGCTGCTTAAAAAAgaaagtttgtttttattttatttttgtttgttttcaaagtttttttatttttaacataactTTACACGTATGATAGAAGCAAAGGGTTGACCGGATCTTCCTTTTCACGTTCTCTCATTTATacaatccattttacatcatagcttgatttttcactttcagccaaattattttcttccattatttcccattttttttaatactcattttttttcttagcacATAAACGATATCTTCAATTGCTTCTTCAAAAATTGCACCAAATTATCGTTTCATGTTTCTCTATTGGTCTAGTttattagccgaggtggcgcagtggttagggtgcagtactgcaggccacttcagctgactgttatctgcagttcagcggttctaatctcaccagctgaaggttgactcagccttccatccttccgtggtgggtgaaatgaggacccagactgtgggggcgatatgctgactctgtaaaccgcttagaaagggctgaaagccctatgaagcggtatataagtctaactgctattgctattgctattataaacaATATATATCCTCTAATTAAGTTTTAACAGAGAGAgcctttctttcaatttttttctacaattaacaatgtaCTATACtacctttatttcttaattagttgcaTAACAATATCAATCAGACTACTAATTCCctttaatttactaaaacaactgatgaacagaaccacaGCGTGCAGTTCTGGGACAGATGACAAAAtgggagttgagagtgggtgggtttttataccttctttagGTTTTGCATTTGAGATTCCTGTTGCTGTGCAAGGacatgtcatttatttatttattatttatttatttattatttattattatttatttatttattatacaattgtatcacagcggccagttgtttcgccggatttggctttggttactagtcgggccccacccaggggcctaggacgtcgtaacgtattttcgtaatatgcgtgcagatccaagcagtgcggctttttgcatttgactgatggtgattttgtcaatttttaactgttttaaatgtaattccagtgcttttggaatagcacccagtgtgccaattaccactggaattaccactgctggtttgtgccatagtcgttgaatttcgatttttaagtcctggtatcttgcgattttttcatgttccttctcggcgaccctgctatcacctggtattgcgatgtctatgattgtgaccttatttttctcaaccagttgtgatgtctggtgtattatgcgccagtattttgtcggtttgtatacggaaatcccacaaggtCTTGACcctctgattttcggtgactttttcaggctgatgttcccaccagtttgttgctgttttaatattataatttttgcacaaattccaatggatcatttgtgctactgataataataataataataataataataataataataataattaattatttattgttaattaattaattaattattctaatggctgttgtcagattcctatgggttATGGTTGGCTCCATTCTCCAGAAGGGGAAGTGCAAATGCCAAGTGTATGTCCGAGCTAATCTTGTCAGCCTCTGGCTGGCCGAATTGTATTGCTCATCTGGAGTCTCcgtctgacccagtctttctgcaTGGATTGCCAAATCCGCCTCCAGATTCTGGAACAGCTATGCAAGATTTGTtcttaattttaactttttattttacctctgcaagctgcccagagtcccacgggattgggcagcatacaaatttattaaatttcaatttcaatttcaatttgtcATGTGCAcctatacatccgaactagacctTGCTGTTTCTCCGTGTCATATCTGCGGGTTcatgcataattttatttattaattgactttatttttattttatccacCATTCTAGGGGGCTGAActgtaataaaataattgtaataaaagaaaagacattaaaatcAAGAGTTTTAGAAGCAATGCatgcaaagccccctccccccatttctagggcgagcctctctctctctggcctCCCACAATGCCCCGCGGCGGCCTACCTCGCAGGGCTGTTGTGCCACCGAAAGACAGGGAAGGCGCGAAAAAGGGACGGTGAGAGAGCCGGGCTGACCTGTGGTGGAAGGCCGGGCGTAGGTGGTAGGCCCGGGCGGGGCTGGGGGCGCTGTTCTGCCGGGCCAAGGGCGTCGGGGTGAGGGTCGGGGTCGGGGTCGGGGTCACAGGCAGCGCCGTTTCTGCCATAGCAGCGGCCGCTTCACGAGGGACGGCGTCGCTAGGGCGTTGCTAAGGCGACGGCGCTCCCAACTTCCGCTTCCTGCCCTTCCGCTCCACCCAGGGACCCTTTTCCTATACGTCACTTCCGGGAGTAGAGCTTTGCCACGCGCCAAGCCACGTCGGCCAGGGAGGGCAACGGTGCCGCTCTAGCTCTCCAGGTCTCTGTAATACTCAACTGCCAGAGATAGCTAAGGATAGGAAAGTGAAGAGATAGGAATGAAGTGTCAGGgcagtagaatatagaatataattggaatatagaatggaatggaataggaataaagcaaaggaatagaatagaatagaaatgaatagaatagaatagaaagtagaacagaacagatattggactatagaatagaatagaatagaaaatagaacagaacagaacaactattggaaaatagaatagaataaaataatagaatatagaacaggaCAGCACAGAacagatattggaatatagaatagtaatgaataaaatagaatagaaaacagaacagaacagatagaatagaatagatattggaatatagaatagtaatgaatagaatagaaaacagaacagaacagctattggaaaatagaatagatattggaatatagaatagtaatgaatagaatagaaaacagaacagaacagatattggaatatagaatagaacagaatagatattggaatagaatagaaatgaatagaatagaatagaaagtagaacagaacagatattggaatatagaatagaatagaatagaaaatagaacagaacagaacaactattggaaaatagaatagaataaaataatagaatatagaacaggaCAGCACAGAacagatattggaatatagaatagtaatgaatagaatagaaaacagaacagatagaatagaatagaatagatattggaatatagaatagtaatgaatagaatagaatagaaaacagaacagaacagatagaatagaatagaatagatattggaatatagaatagtaatgaatagaatagaatagaaaacagaccagaacagatattggaaaatagaatagaacagaatagatattggaatagaatagaaatgaatagaatagtatagaaaacagaacagatattggaaaatagagtagaataaaatagatattggaatatagaatagtaatgaatagaatagaaaatagaacagaacagaacagctataggaaaatagaatagaataaaagaatagaatgtagaacagGACAGCACAGAACAGatattggaaaatagaatagaatagatattggaatatagaatggaaatgagtagaatagaatagaaaacagaacagaacagatattggaaaatagaatagaatagatattggaatatagaatagaaatgagtagatagaaaagaaaatacaacagaacagatattggaaaatagaacagaataaaagaatagaatataggacaGCACAGAACAggtattggaatatagaatagaaatgaatagaatagaatagaaaacagaacagatattggaaaatagaatggaatagattttgggatatagaatagaaatgaatagaatagaatagaaaatagaccagaacagatattggaaaatagaatggaatagaatagatattggaaaatagaatagaatataatagatattgcaatgaagaatagaatagaatagaaatagaacagatcTCCCAAATCAGCATTGGGAGTAGCAGGCTTCTGACTGTACCTACTTCCCCATTTCTTAAGaaattcttcttgtgccataAGCATCGTTGGACGTTTTATATAAAAATCCCTCTGTTCAAAACCAgagggaaaaaacacacacacctcaattaaaaattcagcatgGCAAATGTTGCTCACCTTTTGCTCAAAGGTCACGATGATGCCAAGACCGTCTTACTCAACATTTTGGTAACTTTGATAGGTACAATCAGATACGAAATCAAAAAAATAAACCGTTACTATTGGTTTTCGGTTCTTCTAAAacttcaaatggaaaaaaaaaacattgctagtTCCTGCCTCGGTTTGATTCTGATAAAAGAGGAAATTCTAGAAATCAACAAATCAGATCAGCAGGCAGCACCCACTCTGCAGATTTTAAACTTTCTGAAATCTCTGCATGTTTGCCGTGTTTTCAAAGAATTCCCACTGGTTGCGTACACACAATACGGTTAACAAAGTAGAGAAAAGACTTAGAGGGGAACAGGTAGTCCGCGACTTAGaaaagttcatttactgaccgctcgaagttacaacatcactgggaaaaaagcgacttatgatgGTTTTTCAGACGTACGACTTTTGTAGCCTGCGGTCATGACattctgggcacttggcaaccaactcgcatttatgtccacaatcacgtgaccacggggatgacACAACACTCGTAAGTGGTAAAAAcggccctaagtcacttttttcagtactgttgtaacttgaagccgtcactaagtgaactgttgtaattcgTGGATCAACTGTGCTAACAGTTTGTGTGATCTTCGTGCTGCTCCTCTGTTGCTGTAGTCGACTGCATTAATTTGTGTTTGGGAGCTGGAAAGATGCTATGGAAATTCTTGgaaacttttccttccttccttccttccttccttcctccctccctccctccctccctccctccctccctccctccctcctttctttctttctttctttctttctttctttctttctttccaacatCCATCTCACTTCTCCAAaaggattctgggcagcttagaaTGCCACAAAAGCATAaacataaaagcattaaaattaacaaaacacttaaattccttccttccttcctccctccctccctccctccctccctccctccctccctgcctccctgcctccctgtctccctctctttctttctttatttctctctctctctctctctctctctctctctttctttctttctttctttttctttccaacatCCATCTCACTTCTCCAAagggattctgggcagcttagaaTGCCACAAAAGCACcaacataaaagcattaaaattaacaaaacagttaaattccttccttcttccctccctccctttcttcctctcctccctctctctttctctctctctctctctctctctctctctctctttcattcattcatttcaacaCCACCATCTCACTTATCcaaagggactctgggcagcttaaaaTGCCACAAAAGCATaatataaaagcattaaaattaacaacagttaaatttgtctgaaattttctttctttcttcctccattccttcattccttccttcctccttaccTCCCTCCCTGATCCTCCCTccaccccttccttccctccttccttccttccttccttccctccctccttcttccttggGCAAGGCCCAAAAGAACCAAAACGGCCCCATGCCCCCTCTTGTGCCTTCGAGGCCCAGCCTGGCACGACTTGCGAGACGCGGCTTCCTGTGTCTCCGAAACCTGCCATCACTGCAGTTTGCAAGCAACCTGTGGGCAGAAGTGGGAGGCTGAGACGCTGCTCTCTTCATCTACCCTCGTGTCACTTCCTTTGCCCTCACAGCCTCGCAGAGATTCGGTTCAAGGCGTGGAAGGCGAGAGAGgaaggcaggggggggggttaagaGGTTCATCCTCCCCACCCAGCTCGGTCCATTTCTTGGGGTGCAGCTGAGGGGCAAGAAGGCAGCACCCCTTCGTCCTCTCCTGATGTGGCGGGTCCCTCCGCAGTCTACAGATGCTCTTCTCTCCGTCCGTCCGAAACTCTGCCTTCGGTGGATGGAGAAGCCCCCAAAAATCCTTCTAAAAGTGGCCAACTTTTGGGGTGACTATGGAGAATGTGCTGTTTTCTGCGCTGATGGGGCTTCTCTTCTATCCATCGGCCCTGCTGGTCAAACCCTTCGGTACGTACCCAGCGTGTTCCCGGCAAGGAACGGTCTCAATTGAAGAAGAAAACTTCAAAACCCTGGTGTTGTAGCTTGCGGGGAagatcggacaaccatttgtctgaaatggtgtagggtttcctgcctgggcagggggttggactagaagacctccaaggtcccttccaactctattctgatgaATATTCAAACCCCTATCTTTTTACTGCTTGTCTTATAGAGCAGTTGGCTATGCTGATGGAAGGGTATGAAACCTGTTCTGAAATTCagggtgtttttctttttctttgaagaattaAGTTCAAAAATAAAGCGATTTTTAGGGGCGCAGGGGGGGAGGAAACCAGAGAAGGGCCCCTTCCGACTCTgccattctgtttttctgttatgatGTTGGTTggatgcaggggaaaaaaaaaaaccagtcgcAAGATTGATTGGAAGTGATTTTGGATTTTAGAAAGGGTTGGGAAGGGAAGTCGAAGGCCGAACCCCAGAAAGATGGGCTTCAATCCAGCGTTAATTAGTAGAGAACAATATTGGTGAAAAACATATTAAATCTTATACAGGTTGTGTCGttttgatagaagagaatatttggagctcagggttgaaatggggggtccttggtgctctctgagcttggtagttttcttgcagatgtttcatgacccaactaggtaccatcatcagtgctagaatggagtggggtttgtggagaggaggaggaggaggactgtggggtccttggtgctctctgagcttggtggttttcttgcagacgtttcatgacccaactaggtaacatcatcagtgctagaagggagtggggtttgtggagaggaggaggaggaggactgtggggtccttggtgttctctgagcttggtggttttcttgcagacgtttcatgacccaactaggtaacatcatcagtgctagaagagagtggggtttgtggagaggaggaggaggaggacgatggggtccttggtgttctctgagcttggtggttttcttgcagacgtttcatgacccaactaggtaacatcatcagtgctagaagggagtggggtttgtggagaggaggaggaggaggacggtggggtccttggtgctctctgagcttggtggttttcttgcagacgtttcatgacccaactaggtaacatcatcagtgctagaagagagtggggtttgtggagaggaggaggaggaggacggtggggtccttggtgttctctgagcttggtggttttcttgcagacgtttcatgacccaactaggtaacatcatcagtgctagaagagagtggggtttgtggagaggaggaggaggaggaggactgtggggtccttggtgctctctgagcttggtgcatttcttgcagacgtttcatgacccaactaggtaccatcatcagtgctagaagggagtggggtttgtggagaggaggaggaggacatctATGAGGTCTTTAATTCTCTCCAAGTTTGAtatttttcttgcatttctttACCAAATTAGGtagcatcttcagtgctagaaacCCTTCCAGCACcgatgatattacctagctgggttgtgaaacatctgtaagaaaacaaaaaggctcagagaccaccaaggacccccccaaGTTCTGTAGTTGTTTgccataaaaaggtaaaggtaaaagttcccctcgcacatgcatgctagtcgttcccgactctagggggcggtgctcatctccgtttcaaagccgaagagccagcgctgtccgaagacgtttccgtggtcatgtggccggcatgactcaatgccgaaggcgcacggaacgctgttcccttcccaccaaaggtggtccctatttttctacttgcattttttacgtgctttcgaactgctaggttggcagaagctgggacaagtcacgggagctcactccgttacgcagcgctagggattcgaaccaccaaactgcagaccgttctgattgacaagctcagcgtcttaaccactgagccaccctgtcccttTTAGTTGTTTGCCATAACCTAGCCTAAAATAAGACTGggccttatattaatttttgtgcCAAAAGAtgcattgttaaattatttggagGCGCAGATAACTAACCATTTTAATTGGTCTCTCCACACCTCATGcttagtgaagcatgcaaaccagcCTCTCCCTTTCCTGCgtcagatgaggagagcacatctttctccttctttcctggcCACTTTTTTTTACAGAGGTGCGACGgagagcgttttaacaaactgcatccctaTTTGGATTGGTGACTGCAGtgctcagatagaaagtccctacagagaatggtgaggacagtggagaagattataggaagctcgcttccctTTATTCATGatgctgcttataagcgctatgcgCTTAGAGCTCAAAACATCGTTAAAGaccccacacccacccacttcACAGTCTCTGTTTCTGttgcccaccctcccccccccccccggtctgggaggaggtttcgaagtatttctagcaggacttttACTAGATTCTGTAACGGCTTTGTTctctagtccaggggtcggcaaacttaaacattcagagccatttggacccgtttcccacagaaaagaaaacaccgggagccacaaaggtcctacctggaagcccccccattcaattctggagctgactggaagttcggttcccccaccatagagtctcccccTAGCGCGGCatattttttcctctacctgtcataaccgaaagccctatcaattgtggagacaactggaaaaccctccccttgccatagagtcttctcctggcgcactgtgcttctctcccccctccatcaccggaagctcctctcaaaattgtggcgccgaccggtgacggagccgcagcagacggaggaaaaagccacatgcggctccagagccacagtttgctgacccctggcctaggccatccgtctggtaaactcgccagattcgtttttctcgccatgtgcatgtattattttgggggggtagGGCTTTTATTACGAGCAACCTGAAAAATTATGCTAGGCCAGgggttattttctggttaggtcttattttttggtgggAAACATGGTATTCTGTGGCACAGAGAAACAATACAGTCTTGTTCGGATCTTGCGAGTTTAATGCCATTGTAAGTTCACTAACCTCCTGCACGAAACCTTAAAACTTCCATGgatgggtgttgtggcccagcaggagccgtcggagctgccaccagactccgacagcgaggggccctatgagtcggctctggaagatgtggaggaccctggacagggttccgactccgagcagggcgcagggaggctggttggccaccaggaggctcctgagagccaaagggagcgtgctcccgaagtcaagcctcGGAGCAGtgcggaggagacaagggagtgtgatcctgacgtcatgcattggagcagtggggaggagacaagggagtttgtcctggatgcccggcaacggagggctaataggtgtGAAGAACGGTTATGCAgttgcaggagataattgaactcagctggtggtaattaggctcctctcaagactataaaaggaatggctttccacacactcgtcgcaggagtcaacgtatttactagcgttgaagaagctatcgtggctctcttggcaggctggattgctgccaaggtcagtctgtgctggattgcggccaaggtctggtctgtgctggattgctgccaagatctactctgtgtgttaataaatctttgaagtatctttgtctcggagtgctttggtgtatgaagaggggggtcagaacaggtatgctAATTCAGTGGGTGCAAGTGATGTTTTTCCTTCTTCtcgtttctttccttctcccagtACATTTTCACCCGCTCCAGTTAAATCTAACAGAAGGAGAGACAGCAAAATTTACTTGTTCCATCTCCAAGCCTGATTTGGGGAAACATCTGGACTGGTACAAGCAGGGCCACGACCATCAGCCGGTCAAATTGGACGGCAGCAGCCGGAAGTACGGCTTTTCCAAGAGAGACAACCGCACCTACGAGATGGAAATCCGGCAGGTGGAGAAGAACGACAGCGGGACTTATTACTGCTGGGTGAATCCCTTCAACTCGGAAGGGACCATGCTGGAGAGTAACCGAAGCAACCTCATCGTGACAGGTGTGACGCCGTATTTCGAGGAGTGGCCGCCGGGGGGTGGGTTTTGACCGCTAAAAATGACCGATTGTACAGAGAGGGGGCAGTAGTCCTCGGATTATGACTTCGATGAAGtgcaaaatttccgttgctaagcaaggatgTTCTAAAGTactttttgtcccattttatcacttttctggccacagttgttaagtgaatcactgcagttgttaagttagtaacccggtcgctaagtgaatctggcttcccgcattgacttttgcttgtcaggaggtctcaAAAAGGGGataactccgggacactgcaatcgtcataaatatgagtcagttggaagggccctcggaggtcttctagtctaacaccatgctcaggcaggagaccctataccattgcagacaagGGGATGTccaatcttttatttaaaaactccagtgatgaacgTATCCACAACTtcttgtggcaagctgttccactggctaatagtcctcactgttaggaaatttctctgtaattctaagttgctttctCCTTGgcgagtttccatccgttgcttcttgttctgccttcaggggctttggagaatcgGTGGACCCCcccggttcacttaacaacatggccgttaagtgaatctggctccccccccttactttgcttgtcagaaaatcgcaaaaagggatcacatgatccctgggGGTGCTGTGATGGTCACAAATACAAGTCAgtggccaagcgcctgaattttgattgcacaactgtggggaatgctgcaaaggtcgtaactgtgaaaaatggccgtaagtcgTTTTTTtgcagtgctattgtaactttgaatagtcgttaaatgaatggttataagtcaaggagtcTCCACGTAGCCCGTTCATCATGCATGGTAAATGCAGGGCCcgcgcggaggctctgggagggtgaaaaacaagccTCCTGAAAGTTCCGGAAGCTTCCGGAGcccggggaaggctgtttttgccctcctggagcttcaagggaagcctccggagtagGGGTGGCTTCTGGCCGGCTTGCTcctgcgcagtgcaataaaaattgttctgcgcatgcacagaagcggaaaacaagatggtggcgcctatggcactgcccggaaaaccagttcgggggcgtggcaggcctgggtca is a window from the Thamnophis elegans isolate rThaEle1 unplaced genomic scaffold, rThaEle1.pri scaffold_240_arrow_ctg1, whole genome shotgun sequence genome containing:
- the LOC116523389 gene encoding programmed cell death protein 1-like; the protein is MENVLFSALMGLLFYPSALLVKPFVHFHPLQLNLTEGETAKFTCSISKPDLGKHLDWYKQGHDHQPVKLDGSSRKYGFSKRDNRTYEMEIRQVEKNDSGTYYCWVNPFNSEGTMLESNRSNLIVTGVTPYFEEWPPGGGF
- the LOC116523388 gene encoding tctex1 domain-containing protein 2-like; this encodes MAETALPVTPTPTPTLTPTPLARQNSAPSPARAYHLRPAFHHRFRSSMVKDCIREVLKEELANVQYNPEEVGAQTKLLSELIRDRLKDKGFHRYKIVVQVVIGEQRGEGVNMAARCFWDADTDNYAQDVFINETLFCVAVAFGCFFY